From the Euphorbia lathyris chromosome 6, ddEupLath1.1, whole genome shotgun sequence genome, one window contains:
- the LOC136234147 gene encoding tobamovirus multiplication protein 2A — MACRGCLGCILKLLNILLTLVGLAMVGYGIYLFVEFKQAAGDASLAPSPVSGVTDFVKLGRPMLIAVSLSENILDKLPKAWFIYLFIGAGAVLFIISCFGCIGSVTGNGCCLSCYSVLVILLILVELGCAAFIFFDKSWQEELPTDKTGNFDMIYNFLKENWNIVKWVALGIVILEALLFVLALMVRAANRPADYDSDDELIAPRQQIRQPLLNRPPVPATGVPVTGTLDQRPPSRNDAWSTRMREKYGLDTSEFSYNPSESHRFQQVSTQPAEERSRCTIM; from the exons ATGGCTTGTAGAGGATGCTTGGGGTGCATATTGAAGCTCCTCAACATATTGCTGACCCTTGTGGGTCTGGCAATGGTTGGGTATGGGATCTACTTGTTTGTTGAATTTAAACAAGCAGCCGGTGATGCATCATTGGCACCCTCACCTGTAAGTGGTGTTACAGATTTTGTAAAGCTTGGCCGTCCGATGCTTATAGCTGTGTCCCTTTCAGAAAATATCCTTGACAAGCTGCCAAAAGCTTG GTTCATATACTTATTCATTGGTGCAGGAGCGGTTCTCTTCATCATCTCTTGTTTTGGTTGTATTGGATCTGTAACAGGGAACGGATGCTGCCTGAGCTGT TATTCAGTACTAGTTATCTTGTTGATATTGGTAGAACTTGGATGTGCCGCTTTCATTTTCTTTGACAAAAGTTGGCAAGAA GAACTTCCTACTGATAAAACTGGGAATTTTGACATGATTTACAATTTTCTGAAAGAAAATTGGAACATCGTGAAATGGGTTGCTCTTGGCATTGTAATTTTGGAG GCACTGCTCTTTGTGTTGGCTCTTATGGTCAGGGCAGCAAACAGGCCAGCAGATTATGATAGTGATGATGAGCTTATCGCACCAAGACAACAGATCCGCCAGCCCTTGCTTAATAGGCCACCTGTTCCAGCAACAGGTGTACCTGTCACTGGCACCCTTGATCAGCGTCCTCCTAGCAGAAATGATGCTTGGAGTACGCGCATGAGAGAAAAG TATGGACTTGATACTTCCGAGTTCTCGTACAATCCATCCGAATCACACAGGTTTCAACAAGTATCCACACAACCTGCGGAAGAAAGGAGCAGATGCACCATAATGTGA